One stretch of Chryseobacterium sp. LJ668 DNA includes these proteins:
- a CDS encoding DOMON domain-containing protein, translated as MIKKIILCALLLPILSLAHVIDNKVSYSVEKITKKRDQNSQEKIPKTVIIKTKKFKIKIDRQPNGNYLYQSWGANTKITSKPSMIVSDGEVVPDGSGGNYYFEFNNNGTFYQVWRNYLTNSSKKAPYTLVVIGENGETLVRQDAQIVKN; from the coding sequence ATGATTAAGAAAATTATATTGTGTGCATTATTACTGCCTATTTTATCACTTGCACATGTCATTGATAATAAAGTTTCATATTCAGTAGAGAAAATTACCAAAAAAAGAGATCAAAACTCTCAGGAAAAAATTCCGAAAACGGTGATTATCAAAACTAAAAAGTTTAAAATAAAAATAGACAGACAACCAAACGGAAATTATCTGTACCAATCTTGGGGCGCCAATACAAAAATCACTTCAAAACCCAGCATGATTGTTTCTGATGGAGAAGTTGTTCCCGATGGTTCTGGCGGAAATTACTACTTCGAATTTAATAATAATGGTACATTTTATCAGGTTTGGAGAAACTATCTGACCAATTCTTCAAAAAAAGCCCCTTATACATTAGTTGTCATCGGCGAAAATGGTGAAACCTTAGTAAGACAAGATGCTCAGATTGTCAAAAATTAA
- a CDS encoding YqjF family protein has protein sequence MNFLKAEWRKLAIINYKVNPEILLEYLPTGTELDFYKDKCYVSLVGFMFLKTKLLGIPIPFHRNFEEVNLRFYVKKKEGNEWKRGVVFIKEIVPKPALSWVANLVYNENYKTMRMKNHIQHTENNCMVKYSWKDKSWHSIEITSDNTAFPMGKDSEFEFITEHYYGFTKRLNKTSEYEVCHPKWDCYKVKNYQLEICFNKIYGKDFEFLNHEKPISVMLAEGSEIEVKTKKYLI, from the coding sequence ATGAATTTTCTGAAAGCCGAATGGCGAAAATTAGCTATCATCAATTACAAGGTCAATCCTGAAATATTGTTAGAGTACCTTCCAACAGGCACAGAGTTAGATTTTTATAAAGATAAATGTTATGTAAGCTTGGTTGGTTTCATGTTTTTAAAAACAAAGTTGCTTGGGATACCTATTCCGTTTCACAGAAATTTTGAAGAAGTAAATCTTAGATTTTATGTAAAGAAAAAAGAAGGAAATGAGTGGAAGCGGGGTGTTGTTTTTATTAAAGAAATAGTCCCAAAACCGGCTTTAAGTTGGGTGGCAAATTTAGTTTACAATGAAAATTATAAAACAATGCGCATGAAAAATCATATTCAGCATACTGAAAACAATTGTATGGTTAAATATTCATGGAAAGATAAAAGTTGGCATTCTATAGAAATTACTTCTGATAATACAGCATTTCCAATGGGGAAAGATTCAGAATTTGAATTCATAACGGAGCATTATTATGGTTTTACAAAAAGACTCAATAAAACCTCAGAATATGAAGTCTGTCATCCGAAATGGGATTGCTACAAAGTTAAAAATTATCAGCTCGAAATCTGTTTCAACAAGATCTACGGTAAAGATTTTGAATTCTTAAATCATGAAAAACCTATTTCTGTAATGCTTGCAGAAGGTTCCGAAATCGAAGTTAAAACAAAAAAATATCTTATCTGA
- a CDS encoding GbsR/MarR family transcriptional regulator gives MKLSEAKEKYIQTWGTFATSWGINRTMAQVHALLLANGKPLSTDEVMELLEISRGNANMNLRALMDWGIVKKEFVKGDRKEYFIAEKDVWFLFKQITKERRKREIEPVVSFLEELKNIEDNDSAEAKEFIKLMDDFSNVTNKINNIMDLAIKSDDHWLVGKITNLLK, from the coding sequence ATGAAACTTTCAGAAGCTAAAGAAAAATACATTCAGACCTGGGGAACATTTGCGACCAGTTGGGGAATCAACCGTACTATGGCACAGGTTCACGCTTTACTTCTGGCAAACGGAAAACCGCTGTCAACCGATGAAGTAATGGAGTTGCTTGAAATTTCCAGAGGAAATGCCAATATGAACCTCCGCGCTTTGATGGATTGGGGAATTGTAAAAAAAGAGTTCGTTAAAGGTGACCGAAAAGAATATTTCATAGCAGAAAAAGATGTTTGGTTTTTATTTAAACAAATAACAAAAGAGCGCAGAAAAAGAGAGATCGAACCGGTTGTTTCTTTTTTGGAAGAACTTAAAAACATCGAAGACAACGATTCTGCAGAAGCTAAAGAATTTATCAAACTGATGGACGACTTTAGCAATGTAACCAACAAAATAAATAATATTATGGATCTCGCCATAAAAAGTGACGATCATTGGCTGGTCGGGAAGATTACCAATTTATTAAAATAA
- a CDS encoding ABC transporter ATP-binding protein, whose product MSLQVINLTKKFAGQTALNSINISIEKNEIIGLLGPNGAGKSTLMKSIVGALKIDEGEIIFNGKNIAENEIESKKNIGFLPENNPLYLEMYVKEYLQFVANIHKISETRVDEVIELVGITPEKSKKIGQLSKGYKQRVGLAQAIIHQPDLLILDEPTNGLDPNQIIEIRNVIKEIGNQKTVLLSTHIMQEVEALCARVILIHKGNILQDCPIDEFRGKFGSLEEAFASYTQTEMFS is encoded by the coding sequence ATGTCTCTACAAGTAATCAATCTCACAAAAAAATTTGCCGGGCAGACTGCACTCAACTCCATTAATATTTCAATAGAAAAAAACGAAATTATCGGTCTTCTGGGTCCCAACGGAGCAGGAAAATCTACGCTGATGAAATCTATCGTAGGCGCGCTTAAAATTGATGAAGGTGAAATAATTTTTAACGGTAAAAACATCGCGGAAAATGAGATTGAAAGCAAAAAAAACATTGGCTTTCTTCCTGAAAACAATCCGCTTTATTTGGAAATGTACGTCAAAGAATATCTGCAGTTCGTCGCCAATATTCACAAAATTTCTGAAACAAGAGTAGATGAAGTAATTGAACTGGTAGGAATAACGCCCGAAAAATCTAAAAAAATCGGTCAGCTTTCTAAAGGTTACAAACAGAGAGTCGGTTTGGCTCAGGCAATTATCCATCAGCCGGATTTATTGATTTTGGATGAGCCTACAAATGGTCTAGACCCTAATCAGATTATTGAAATAAGAAATGTAATCAAAGAAATCGGTAACCAGAAAACGGTTTTGCTTTCTACCCACATCATGCAGGAAGTCGAAGCATTGTGTGCGCGTGTCATTCTGATCCACAAAGGTAATATTTTGCAAGACTGCCCTATTGATGAGTTTAGAGGGAAATTTGGCAGTTTGGAAGAGGCTTTTGCGAGCTATACACAGACTGAAATGTTTTCTTAG
- a CDS encoding fibronectin type III domain-containing protein, producing MVKKFTSFIFLLCLMNVGFMPLLRAQAPATLPYTQDFNTSNDFTLLSGTQANKWVYGAAVGNLGSSIYISNDNGVTNGYTNNIINVSQAYRDIAIPAGTTAASPATLSFNWRAEGEGCCDYLRVWLVPSTFTPTPGTQIAAGAGRIQLGGNLNAQGTWQTYLNTNINLASFAGTNMRLVFEWRNDGSLGTPPAGAIDNINMLIPTCAAPTALAVNAITTTNATISWTGITPVPANGYQYYISTSSASPTTGTIPTGTTTGTSVSLTTLLPSTTYYFWVRAVCSSTDSSIWSAGPQFSTTQIPAIMPYSQNFTTVNDFGFVNGSQVNKWFYGNAAGNAPNSIYISNDNGVTNDYTITSLSVVQAYRDIAVPAGTTAASPALLTFDWLAQGESCCDYLRVWLVPSSFTPTAGTQITAGAGRIQVGGNLNLQSAWQSYLNTNVNLATFAGTTVRLVFEWRNDGSLGTAPAGAIDNINLLIPTCKIPTAMAVGTVTSVGATISWTATTPPPGIGYQYYVSTSPTPPVGTTVPTGTTTATSVILNTLVPNTTYYWWVRAACSATDRSIWVGGPSFTTTQIPATIPYVQPFTTNDFGFVNGTQVNKWVFGNAAGNPANSIYVSNDNGVTNAYTITSLSTVHAYRDVAVPAGTTIATLSFNWKAQGETTLDYLRVWLVPASFVPVAGTQITAGAGRIQVGANFNQQSAWQTYSNTNLNVSTFAGTTMRLVFEWRNNASVGTQQPAAVDNVVIRICKTTTPVVTIAPASITHNSATLTWAQDNGGADYKIRYRPVGTTQWLPVSGPIDVASVPGTTQTYLLGGLSPVTLYEVEVAAVCNVTNIGTYSHNEFTTKCDPTPPNVTITNVTSTSAVVTWNPLVASASYELQWREVGTIPWNTPAIPQPPANSYTITGLTSFKTYEVQVRSKCIGAATPNPWSNPQVFTTVRICEIPPPGLTITTLTPTSAEIVWDAFPGATYVLRYRKVGIPSWTNIPVNVNTYTITGLLELTKYEMEVANVCNGTPGNYTLPYYFITPTVLYCQMSSASFAAGFIEKVTAKPTGKPEMINESLGSTYTDYTGFTGVPVKYIEMIQGSSGNQITIDKNLGSGTSAGVAVWIDFNRNGYFDINERVLADGPNTNPTASATFSVPVDAFVSMTDYKYVTMRVAMQKDGIPVNCLSFADGEVEDYTVRISKQPVAGAINQTEILIYPNPVSTVLNVKNISKKANYKIYSAAGQMISSGLIVNNKIDVSRLINGLYVIDIEDVNGTVQKKFIKE from the coding sequence ATGGTAAAAAAATTTACTTCTTTTATTTTTCTTTTGTGTTTGATGAATGTTGGTTTTATGCCACTGCTACGGGCTCAGGCTCCGGCAACATTACCTTACACTCAAGATTTTAACACGAGCAACGACTTTACTTTGCTAAGCGGAACCCAAGCCAATAAATGGGTTTACGGTGCAGCAGTAGGTAATTTAGGAAGCAGTATTTACATTTCAAATGACAATGGTGTCACTAATGGCTACACCAATAATATCATTAATGTATCGCAGGCTTACAGAGACATTGCAATACCCGCCGGTACTACGGCCGCCTCACCAGCTACATTGTCATTTAACTGGAGAGCAGAAGGTGAAGGATGCTGTGATTATTTAAGAGTATGGCTTGTTCCCTCTACTTTTACTCCTACACCAGGGACGCAAATTGCTGCAGGTGCAGGTAGAATTCAGCTTGGTGGAAACCTGAACGCGCAGGGTACGTGGCAAACTTATCTTAATACGAATATTAACCTTGCAAGTTTTGCAGGAACTAATATGCGTCTTGTTTTTGAATGGAGAAATGACGGAAGTCTGGGTACACCACCTGCCGGAGCTATTGATAACATTAATATGTTGATTCCTACATGCGCCGCACCGACTGCATTGGCTGTGAATGCAATTACGACAACAAATGCTACAATTTCGTGGACAGGCATTACACCTGTACCTGCCAATGGGTATCAGTATTACATATCTACGAGCTCTGCTTCTCCAACGACTGGTACGATCCCTACGGGGACAACTACAGGAACATCCGTTTCTTTAACTACTCTTTTACCTAGTACAACCTATTATTTTTGGGTTCGTGCAGTTTGTAGTTCTACGGATTCAAGCATATGGTCTGCAGGTCCGCAGTTTTCGACAACTCAGATTCCGGCAATTATGCCTTACAGCCAGAATTTCACAACGGTTAATGACTTTGGTTTTGTAAACGGATCTCAGGTAAACAAATGGTTTTATGGAAATGCTGCGGGAAATGCGCCAAATTCAATTTATATTTCGAATGATAATGGTGTGACCAATGACTATACCATTACATCACTAAGTGTAGTTCAGGCATACAGAGATATAGCAGTTCCTGCGGGAACAACCGCTGCTTCACCAGCACTTTTGACATTCGATTGGCTTGCACAGGGAGAATCATGTTGTGATTATTTAAGAGTATGGCTGGTTCCATCATCTTTCACTCCTACTGCTGGTACACAGATTACAGCGGGAGCAGGAAGAATACAAGTTGGAGGTAATTTAAATTTACAATCTGCTTGGCAATCTTATCTAAATACCAACGTCAACTTGGCTACTTTTGCAGGGACGACTGTACGTCTGGTTTTTGAGTGGAGAAATGACGGAAGTCTCGGAACGGCACCTGCAGGAGCGATTGATAACATTAATTTACTTATACCAACCTGTAAAATTCCTACAGCTATGGCAGTAGGAACAGTAACATCTGTTGGAGCTACCATAAGCTGGACGGCCACTACACCTCCTCCGGGAATCGGATATCAGTATTATGTTTCAACTAGTCCTACTCCTCCCGTTGGAACTACTGTTCCTACAGGAACGACTACAGCAACTAGTGTAATTTTAAATACATTGGTTCCTAATACAACCTATTATTGGTGGGTGAGAGCAGCTTGTAGTGCTACAGACAGAAGTATTTGGGTTGGCGGACCAAGTTTTACTACAACACAAATTCCGGCAACAATTCCTTACGTTCAGCCATTTACAACCAATGATTTTGGTTTTGTAAACGGAACTCAGGTTAATAAATGGGTTTTTGGTAACGCCGCGGGTAACCCTGCCAATTCTATTTATGTTTCAAATGATAACGGGGTTACAAATGCTTATACCATCACTTCGTTATCTACAGTACATGCGTACAGAGATGTTGCGGTACCTGCAGGAACTACGATTGCTACCCTTTCATTCAACTGGAAAGCTCAGGGTGAAACAACGTTAGACTATTTAAGAGTATGGCTCGTACCTGCCAGTTTTGTACCAGTAGCAGGAACACAAATTACTGCGGGTGCAGGAAGAATTCAGGTAGGAGCGAACTTTAATCAACAGTCAGCATGGCAGACATACAGCAATACCAACTTAAACGTAAGTACTTTTGCAGGTACTACGATGAGACTTGTATTTGAATGGAGAAACAATGCCTCTGTAGGAACTCAACAACCTGCTGCAGTGGACAATGTGGTGATTAGAATCTGTAAAACAACTACTCCGGTAGTTACAATTGCACCTGCTTCTATAACACATAATTCTGCTACTTTAACCTGGGCTCAAGATAACGGAGGAGCTGATTATAAAATAAGATACAGACCTGTAGGAACTACCCAATGGTTACCAGTTTCGGGACCAATAGATGTTGCATCAGTACCAGGAACTACTCAAACTTATTTACTTGGGGGATTATCTCCTGTGACTTTATATGAGGTAGAAGTTGCTGCCGTATGTAATGTTACAAACATTGGAACGTATTCACACAACGAGTTTACAACTAAATGTGATCCTACACCTCCGAATGTGACTATTACCAATGTTACTTCAACATCGGCAGTTGTTACCTGGAACCCTCTTGTTGCAAGTGCATCTTATGAATTACAATGGAGAGAAGTAGGAACAATTCCTTGGAATACTCCTGCAATTCCTCAGCCGCCTGCAAACTCATACACAATCACAGGATTGACTTCTTTCAAGACTTACGAAGTTCAAGTAAGAAGCAAATGTATCGGAGCGGCCACTCCAAACCCATGGTCAAATCCTCAGGTGTTCACAACTGTAAGAATTTGTGAAATACCACCTCCAGGATTGACTATTACTACATTAACGCCAACAAGTGCAGAAATAGTTTGGGACGCATTCCCCGGAGCAACCTATGTTTTGAGATACAGAAAAGTAGGTATTCCTAGCTGGACAAACATTCCGGTGAATGTAAATACATACACGATTACAGGATTATTAGAATTAACGAAATATGAAATGGAGGTAGCTAACGTTTGTAACGGAACGCCGGGTAACTACACGCTTCCTTATTACTTTATCACACCTACAGTATTATATTGTCAGATGTCATCTGCCAGCTTTGCAGCAGGATTTATTGAAAAAGTGACGGCCAAACCTACTGGTAAGCCTGAAATGATTAATGAATCTCTTGGTTCTACTTATACTGATTATACTGGCTTTACAGGAGTTCCGGTGAAGTATATTGAAATGATTCAGGGTTCTTCAGGAAATCAGATTACAATTGACAAAAACTTAGGCTCAGGTACAAGTGCAGGAGTTGCAGTATGGATCGATTTTAACAGAAACGGGTATTTCGACATCAATGAAAGAGTTCTTGCAGACGGACCAAATACCAACCCGACGGCCAGCGCAACATTCAGTGTACCTGTTGATGCATTTGTAAGCATGACAGATTACAAGTATGTAACGATGAGAGTTGCAATGCAGAAAGATGGAATTCCGGTAAACTGTCTAAGCTTTGCAGACGGTGAGGTAGAAGATTATACCGTAAGAATCTCTAAGCAACCTGTTGCCGGAGCAATTAATCAAACGGAAATATTGATTTATCCGAATCCGGTTAGCACAGTTTTAAATGTAAAAAATATCAGCAAAAAGGCTAATTATAAAATTTACAGTGCAGCAGGACAAATGATATCAAGCGGATTGATCGTAAACAATAAGATTGATGTCAGCAGACTAATTAACGGATTATATGTGATCGACATAGAAGATGTTAATGGTACTGTACAGAAGAAATTTATTAAAGAATAA
- a CDS encoding SRPBCC family protein yields the protein MSKIYIETIIKADIHKVFDLARDIDLHQQSAFKTREKAIAGRTSGLMENGETVTWRAKHLGIYQTHTSKISEMEAPYKFTDFMLKGTFKSLKHQHLFSQEGENTIMTDIFEFESPLGIIGKLFNRLFLKNYLTKFLLTRNKLIKKTAEFSI from the coding sequence ATGTCTAAAATATATATTGAAACTATCATCAAAGCAGACATTCACAAAGTTTTCGATTTAGCCAGAGACATCGATCTGCATCAACAATCAGCATTTAAAACTCGTGAAAAAGCGATTGCAGGAAGAACTTCTGGATTAATGGAAAATGGAGAGACGGTTACTTGGCGGGCAAAGCATTTAGGTATTTATCAAACACACACTTCAAAAATTAGTGAGATGGAAGCACCCTATAAATTTACAGACTTTATGCTGAAAGGAACTTTTAAGTCATTAAAACATCAACATCTTTTTTCTCAAGAAGGAGAAAATACAATAATGACTGATATTTTTGAATTTGAATCACCACTCGGAATTATTGGAAAACTTTTTAATCGTCTTTTTCTTAAAAACTACCTGACCAAATTTCTCCTGACAAGAAATAAATTGATTAAAAAGACCGCTGAATTTTCTATTTAA
- a CDS encoding RNA polymerase sigma factor, producing the protein MKTNVAKTYSHQELCLLIQQNAKDGFDCLYDQYCSIFYGLALKAVRSEEYARDITEITFVNIWIAIPRFNHKHLTLNCWLMNILIAAAKNYLDSKNIKYVIIAENFPGFGFEIKEEKVC; encoded by the coding sequence ATGAAAACAAACGTTGCAAAAACATATTCACATCAGGAATTGTGCTTGTTGATACAACAAAACGCCAAGGACGGGTTTGACTGTCTATATGATCAGTACTGTTCTATATTTTATGGTCTGGCTTTAAAAGCTGTGCGTTCTGAAGAATATGCAAGGGATATTACTGAAATAACTTTTGTCAATATCTGGATTGCCATTCCTAGATTTAATCATAAACATTTGACGCTCAACTGCTGGTTAATGAATATACTGATAGCCGCCGCAAAAAATTATTTAGACTCTAAAAACATTAAATATGTTATCATAGCCGAAAACTTTCCGGGTTTTGGTTTTGAAATTAAGGAAGAAAAAGTATGCTGA
- the lpdA gene encoding dihydrolipoyl dehydrogenase: MNYDIIVIGSGPGGYVTAIRAAQLGFKTAIIEKENLGGICLNWGCIPTKALLKSAQVFHYINHAEDYGLNKVEASFEFPNVIQRSRGVASKMSKGIEFLMKKNKIDVILGTAKVQKGKKVSVTDKDGKVTEYSGTNIILATGARSRELPNLPQDGKKVIGYRQALSLPEQPKSMIVVGSGAIGVEFADFYNTMGTKVTVVEFLPNIVPVEDEEISKHLEKSLKKTGIEIMTNASVESVDTSGNGVVATVKTAKGNITLEADILLSAVGIAANIENIGLEEVGIQTDKGRVLVNEWYETSVPGYFAIGDIIPTQALAHVASAEGITCVEKIKGMHVEKIDYGNIPGCTYCHPEVASVGLTEKQAKEKGYEIKVGKFPLSASGKATANGNTDGFIKVIFDAKYGEWLGCHMIGEGVTDMVAEAVVARKLETTGHEIIKSIHPHPTVSEAIMEAAAAAYGEVIHI, translated from the coding sequence ATGAATTACGATATTATTGTCATCGGAAGTGGTCCTGGTGGATATGTTACAGCAATCAGAGCAGCACAGTTGGGGTTTAAAACCGCAATTATTGAGAAAGAAAATTTAGGAGGAATTTGCCTGAACTGGGGATGTATTCCAACGAAAGCTTTGTTGAAGTCGGCTCAGGTTTTTCATTATATCAATCATGCTGAAGATTATGGTCTAAACAAAGTGGAAGCAAGTTTTGAGTTTCCGAATGTAATCCAGAGAAGCCGTGGTGTAGCATCCAAAATGAGCAAAGGAATTGAGTTCTTAATGAAAAAGAATAAGATTGATGTTATTTTAGGGACTGCAAAAGTGCAGAAAGGTAAAAAAGTTTCTGTAACAGATAAGGACGGTAAAGTTACTGAATATTCAGGAACAAATATTATTCTCGCTACAGGAGCACGTTCGAGAGAATTGCCAAACTTGCCGCAAGATGGCAAAAAAGTAATCGGATACAGACAGGCATTGTCTCTTCCTGAGCAGCCAAAATCTATGATTGTTGTAGGTTCTGGTGCTATCGGAGTTGAATTTGCTGATTTTTATAACACAATGGGCACGAAAGTGACTGTTGTTGAATTCTTACCAAATATTGTTCCTGTGGAGGATGAAGAAATCTCAAAACACTTGGAGAAATCTCTGAAAAAAACAGGTATCGAAATCATGACCAATGCATCTGTTGAAAGCGTTGATACAAGCGGAAACGGTGTTGTAGCTACTGTAAAGACTGCAAAAGGAAATATCACTCTTGAAGCTGATATTTTACTGTCTGCTGTCGGAATCGCTGCAAACATTGAAAACATCGGACTTGAAGAAGTGGGAATCCAGACTGATAAAGGAAGAGTTTTGGTTAATGAATGGTACGAAACTTCGGTTCCGGGTTATTTTGCAATCGGAGATATTATCCCTACTCAGGCTTTGGCGCACGTTGCTTCTGCGGAAGGAATTACCTGCGTAGAAAAAATCAAAGGCATGCATGTTGAGAAAATCGACTATGGCAATATTCCGGGATGTACTTACTGCCATCCTGAAGTAGCTTCTGTAGGTCTTACCGAAAAGCAGGCAAAAGAAAAAGGTTATGAAATCAAAGTAGGTAAATTCCCTCTTTCTGCAAGTGGAAAAGCTACAGCCAACGGAAATACAGATGGTTTTATCAAAGTTATTTTCGATGCAAAATATGGAGAATGGTTAGGCTGTCACATGATTGGCGAAGGCGTTACAGATATGGTTGCTGAAGCTGTGGTTGCCAGAAAACTGGAGACTACAGGTCACGAAATCATCAAATCTATACACCCGCATCCAACAGTTTCCGAAGCAATTATGGAAGCTGCTGCAGCTGCTTATGGCGAAGTGATCCATATTTAA
- a CDS encoding vWA domain-containing protein, with protein MKKICTVILALALLGSCKTKNVPDSTTESKKLSVKKDRDQDGIKNSRDKCPETSGPIENRGCPWPDSDNDGVPDKDDSCKDVAGPVENNGCPWPENDGDGVIDKDDACPTVAGPAENNGCPWLDTDGDGILDKDDACPTVPGMPEYNGCPKPKTVTAMEISSSYIESSYSTGKVYNNHIRAKKVNKKTIIKQRDYTNEEYDALVENPFELTKNQPLSTFSIDVDNASYSNIRSMINEDDEVYKNAVRVEEMINYFNYTYPQPKNSDPFSINTEYSVAPWNPNHKLLKIGLKGKNLPMKNLPISNIVFLIDVSGSMARENKLPLLKSSFKILLNQLRPQDKVAIVVYAGSAGMVLAPTSASEKGKIIEALDRLHAGGSTAGGAGIELAYKLAQENFVKGGNNRVILATDGDFNVGDSSKGDLETLIEEKRKTGIFLTCLGYGMGNYKDNKMETLADKGNGNYAYIDNLQEANKFLGKEFAGNIYTIAKDVKIQIEFNPKYVKSYRLIGYENRKLRNEDFIDDKIDAGELGSGHTVTALYEVIPSDSGSEFLPKANKLKYSKTSSAKNFGEELATIKFRYKKPAGSKSAEISQIVKNSDSSNAKVSSDFKFASSVAWFGLVLRDSKLIKKKNLDEIQNLAKQNKGKDEEGYRAEFINLIEKYKAFKK; from the coding sequence ATGAAAAAAATATGTACAGTAATACTAGCTTTGGCGTTGTTAGGGAGTTGCAAAACCAAAAATGTTCCGGACTCTACAACAGAATCTAAAAAATTAAGTGTAAAAAAAGATCGAGATCAGGATGGTATTAAGAACAGTCGGGATAAATGCCCTGAAACTTCCGGACCAATCGAAAATAGAGGTTGTCCTTGGCCGGATTCAGACAATGACGGTGTTCCCGATAAAGATGATTCCTGCAAAGATGTTGCAGGACCTGTAGAAAACAATGGCTGTCCTTGGCCGGAAAATGACGGAGATGGCGTGATTGATAAAGATGATGCGTGTCCTACGGTTGCAGGACCAGCTGAAAATAATGGCTGTCCGTGGCTGGATACAGATGGAGACGGAATTTTGGATAAAGACGATGCATGTCCCACAGTTCCGGGAATGCCAGAATATAATGGTTGTCCGAAGCCTAAAACTGTTACCGCAATGGAAATTTCTAGTTCTTACATTGAAAGCTCTTATTCAACAGGGAAAGTCTATAATAATCATATAAGAGCTAAAAAGGTTAATAAAAAAACAATCATTAAGCAGAGAGATTATACTAATGAAGAATACGATGCTTTAGTTGAAAATCCATTTGAATTAACGAAAAATCAGCCGTTATCAACCTTTTCAATTGATGTTGACAATGCTTCTTATTCCAACATCAGAAGTATGATTAACGAAGACGATGAAGTATATAAAAATGCTGTAAGAGTAGAAGAGATGATCAACTATTTCAACTACACTTATCCTCAGCCAAAAAATAGCGATCCGTTTTCTATTAATACAGAATACAGTGTCGCACCTTGGAATCCTAACCATAAATTATTGAAAATAGGATTAAAGGGTAAAAATCTTCCGATGAAAAATCTTCCCATTTCGAATATTGTTTTTCTTATTGATGTATCTGGATCGATGGCTCGGGAGAATAAATTACCATTGCTAAAATCATCTTTTAAAATTTTATTAAATCAATTAAGACCTCAGGACAAGGTAGCAATTGTAGTATATGCAGGAAGCGCAGGAATGGTATTAGCACCGACTTCTGCGAGCGAAAAAGGCAAAATCATCGAAGCTCTAGACAGACTGCATGCAGGTGGAAGTACTGCCGGAGGAGCCGGAATAGAGCTGGCTTACAAACTTGCTCAGGAAAATTTTGTAAAGGGTGGAAATAATCGTGTGATTTTGGCAACAGACGGAGATTTTAATGTTGGAGATTCCTCAAAAGGAGATTTAGAAACTCTTATCGAGGAAAAAAGAAAAACAGGAATTTTCCTTACCTGTCTTGGTTACGGAATGGGGAATTATAAAGATAATAAGATGGAAACTTTAGCCGATAAAGGCAATGGAAACTATGCTTACATTGATAATCTTCAGGAAGCAAATAAATTCTTGGGGAAAGAGTTTGCCGGAAATATTTATACGATAGCAAAAGATGTCAAAATTCAGATCGAATTCAATCCTAAATATGTGAAATCTTATCGGTTGATTGGATATGAAAACAGAAAACTGAGAAACGAAGATTTTATTGATGATAAAATTGATGCAGGTGAGTTGGGTAGTGGTCACACCGTAACAGCTTTATACGAAGTCATCCCGAGTGATTCAGGCTCTGAATTTTTACCAAAAGCTAATAAATTAAAGTATTCAAAAACTTCATCAGCAAAAAATTTCGGAGAAGAATTAGCCACCATAAAATTCCGGTACAAAAAGCCTGCGGGATCAAAGAGCGCAGAAATTTCTCAAATCGTTAAAAATTCTGATAGTTCCAATGCGAAAGTAAGTTCAGATTTCAAATTTGCATCTTCAGTAGCATGGTTCGGCTTGGTTTTAAGAGATTCGAAACTGATTAAAAAGAAAAATCTCGATGAGATACAAAATCTAGCAAAGCAAAATAAAGGTAAAGATGAAGAAGGTTATCGCGCGGAATTCATTAACCTTATTGAAAAATATAAGGCTTTTAAAAAATAA